The following DNA comes from Fervidibacillus albus.
TGCCGGATCCTCTTCATTTGATGAGGATAGATTTCCAAATCGATGATGAAGCGAAACGATCGTTCATATAAACGAAACGGATGTATAGGAGATGAATTATGGGAAAAACGAAGGAAGAAAAGGTACACGATGTTTTTGAACATATATCCAATAAATATGACCGAATGAACTCAATTATCAGCTTTCGTCAACATATCCGTTGGCGCAAAGATGCGATGAAGCGAATGCGTGTGGAAAAGGGAAAAAAGGCGCTCGATTGTTGTTGCGGAACGGCGGATTGGACGATGGCTTTAAGTGAAGCGGTCGGGCCTTCTGGAAAGGTGTTCGGGCTCGATTTTAGCAAAAATATGTTAGCCGTCGGTGAAAGGAAAATTAAAGAAAAGGGTATATCGAATACGACTTTACTATACGGAAATGCGATGGACTTACCCTTTGACGACAATACCTTTGATTACGTAACGATCGGGTTCGGTCTTCGAAATGTTCCGGATGCTGAAAAAGTATTGGGGGAAATGTATCGAGTATTGAAACCCGGGGGAGTCGTTGCTTGTTTAGAAACGTCCCAACCGACGATAATCGGTTTTAAACAAATATATTATTTTTATTTCCGATACATCATGCCGTTTTTTGGAAAATTATTTGCCAAAAGTTATGAACAATATTCATGGTTACAGGAATCTGCAAGGGAATTTCCAAATGCGAAAAAATTAGCTGCGATGTTTCAAAATGCCGGTTTTAAAGACGTCACGTACAAACTGTATTTCGGTGGAGTTGCCGCTTTGCATTTAGGATATAAAGGACAGAATCAGTGAAAATTTGGTCGGGTGGAAACAATGAATTATACTACCGTATATAAAATTTTACATAATGATTTAAAATCGATTGAAAACAGACTGGAGAAGGTATTGGAAACCGAATCTCCCCTTTTAAAACAGTCGTCATTACATTATTTGCAAGCAGGGGGAAAACGGATCCGGCCAATTTTAGTCATTTTATCAGGGAAATTTGGCAATTACGATATTGAAAAAATTATGGACGTGGCTGTTGCATTAGAACTTATCCATATGGCATCACTTATTCACGACGATGTGATCGACGACGCGTATACTCGCCGGGGACGTCCCACTGTGAAGGCGAAATGGGACGATAAAGTTGCCGTTCACACAGGAGACTTTATCTTAGCAAAATCCCTCGACATTATTACAAATATCCGAGAACATGAAGTACATAAAATATTATC
Coding sequences within:
- a CDS encoding demethylmenaquinone methyltransferase; protein product: MGKTKEEKVHDVFEHISNKYDRMNSIISFRQHIRWRKDAMKRMRVEKGKKALDCCCGTADWTMALSEAVGPSGKVFGLDFSKNMLAVGERKIKEKGISNTTLLYGNAMDLPFDDNTFDYVTIGFGLRNVPDAEKVLGEMYRVLKPGGVVACLETSQPTIIGFKQIYYFYFRYIMPFFGKLFAKSYEQYSWLQESAREFPNAKKLAAMFQNAGFKDVTYKLYFGGVAALHLGYKGQNQ